One Rosa chinensis cultivar Old Blush chromosome 3, RchiOBHm-V2, whole genome shotgun sequence DNA window includes the following coding sequences:
- the LOC112195214 gene encoding bifunctional protein FolD 1, mitochondrial encodes MVKRKARRLRIIQITSLGGAEREGERKATMMPRVAMSWRNGLIMRIPWRTRALNTLNDDVHSSRPIIVSPPLVSLDIPDDWTPSPPSSHFDFPINCSHEQTAAVIDGKSIADDIRSRIGSEVRRMKESIGMVPGLGVIMVGQRKDSETYVRNKMMACEEVGIKSNVAHLPEHCTKDQLLKALSKFDVDPSVHGILVQLPLPQHLDERKIMDVLSPEKDVDGFHPINMGNLAMRGREPMFIPCTPKGCIELLLRSGVEIVGKKAAVIGRSNIVGLPASLLLQRHHATVSIVHAFTKNPEHITCEADIVVTAAGVPNLVRGNWLKPGAVVIDVGTNPVVDPSCERGYRLIGDVCYEEAVRVVSAITPVPGGVGPMTIAMLLSNTLDSAKRAYAFT; translated from the exons ATGGTGAAGCGCAAAGCGAGGAGGCTCAGAATAATACAAATTACAAGTTTAGGAGGggcagagagagagggagagcgcAAAGCCACAATGATGCCAAGAGTGGCCATGTCATGGCGCAATGGACTCATAATGAGAATCCCATGGAGAACCAGAGCCCTCAACACCTTAAACGACGACGTTCACTCCTCCCGCCCAATTATCGTGTCTCCTCCTCTTGTCTCTCTAGACATTCCTGACGATTGGACTCCTTCTCCACCCTCTTCACATTTTGATTTTCCTATCAATTGCT CCCATGAGCAGACTGCTGCTGTTATTGATGGGAAGTCTATCGCAGACGATATTAGGTCAAGAATAGGGAGTGAGGTAAGGAGGATGAAAGAGAGCATTGGAATGGTGCCTGGGTTGGGTGTAATTATGGTTGGTCAGAGAAAGGACTCTGAGACTTATGTCCGGAACAAGATGATGGCTTGTGAAGAAGTTGGAATCAAATCAAATGTGGCTCACCTGCCTGAGCATTGTACAAAAGATCAGCTTCTTAAAGCATTGTCAAAGTTTGATGTGGATCCCTCTGTTCATGGTATTCTCGTGCAACTTCCTCTACCACAA CATTTGGATGAGAGAAAAATTATGGATGTGCTGAGTCCAGAGAAAGATGTGGATGGCTTCCATCCAATTAATATGGGAAATCTTGCCATGAGAGGAAGGGAGCCTATGTTTATTCCATGCACTCCAAAGGGTTGCATTGAGTTGTTGCTCAGGTCTGGCGTGGAAATCGTTGGGAAGAAAGCTGCTGTCATTGGCAGAAGTAATATTGTAGGATTGCCTGCATCATTGCTTTTGCAG AGGCACCATGCAACAGTCAGCATTGTACATGCATTCACAAAGAACCCAGAACATATCACCTGTGAAGCTGACATTGTGGTCACAGCTGCAGGGGTGCCTAATCTTGTCCGTGGAAATTGGCTAAAACCTGGAGCAGTTGTCATCGACGTTGGGACCAATCCAGTTGTG GACCCTAGCTGTGAGCGAGGTTATCGCCTCATAGGAGATGTTTGCTATGAAGAAGCAGTGCGGGTGGTGTCAGCCATTACCCCAGTTCCTGGAGGAGTTGGACCCATGACAATTGCTATGCTTCTATCAAATACTCTTGATTCAGCAAAGCGAGCCTATGCCTTTACTTGA